From Paenibacillus graminis, a single genomic window includes:
- a CDS encoding ferredoxin, whose amino-acid sequence MAKYTWVEKDTCIACGACGATAPDIFDYDDEGLAEVIYENDGNHGVTAIPDDLFDDLQDSADGCPTDSIKIADAPFNKEG is encoded by the coding sequence ATGGCTAAATACACTTGGGTCGAAAAAGATACCTGCATCGCATGCGGTGCTTGTGGCGCGACGGCCCCTGATATTTTTGATTATGATGATGAAGGTTTGGCGGAAGTGATCTACGAAAACGACGGCAACCACGGGGTGACCGCGATTCCCGACGACTTGTTCGATGATCTGCAGGACTCTGCCGACGGATGTCCTACGGACTCCATCAAAATTGCAGACGCACCTTTTAACAAAGAAGGCTAA
- a CDS encoding DNA polymerase IV, whose product MQNVDQYYPASGRVILHVDMNAFYCSVHEAEDPDQYKGKATAVAGSVELRRGIIVTCSYAARRLGISTGMQVQKALRICPSLLLIKPNFHLYRKYSNAFMQIAYSYTPLLEAVSIDECYLDITGSRQFGTPLEIAEAIQRRIMEELGLPCSIGIAPNKLLAKIASDLKKPSGISILRLRDVPGILWDKPCNEMFGIGSKTAEKLRKLGIYSIGQLAAADERMLVEHFGVMGSWLKRAGNGIDHGVVNPEREQSKSIGHTTTLPSDVVGLAEARPILLNLSDQVARRLRKQGLVASGVQLTIRTPDMKTITRSRQLETPTESAEDIYKTACDQFARHWKGDKPVRLLGVTLQGLTPKEDSAIQLDLFNYERQPKKESLNQTMDMLRNKFGENAVLTAGMLSDSHSARLRNHKERGTSLQKDNLHKVDPAEE is encoded by the coding sequence GTGCAGAATGTGGATCAATATTATCCGGCAAGCGGCAGGGTGATTCTGCATGTGGATATGAATGCTTTTTACTGCTCTGTGCATGAGGCGGAAGATCCGGATCAATATAAAGGAAAAGCAACGGCGGTTGCCGGCAGCGTGGAGCTCCGCAGGGGAATTATTGTTACCTGCTCCTATGCAGCGCGCAGACTGGGGATTTCAACAGGGATGCAGGTGCAGAAAGCGCTGCGCATTTGTCCTTCGCTTCTATTAATCAAGCCGAATTTTCATCTCTACCGCAAGTACTCTAATGCTTTTATGCAGATAGCCTACAGTTATACTCCGCTGCTGGAAGCTGTCTCGATAGATGAATGTTATCTGGATATTACCGGTTCACGCCAATTCGGGACCCCGCTGGAAATTGCCGAAGCGATTCAGCGTCGCATTATGGAGGAGCTTGGACTGCCTTGCTCCATCGGCATCGCCCCCAATAAGCTGCTGGCGAAGATCGCTTCCGATCTGAAGAAGCCAAGTGGCATCTCTATCCTGCGGCTGCGTGATGTGCCGGGTATTCTGTGGGACAAGCCTTGCAATGAGATGTTCGGGATCGGAAGCAAAACCGCAGAGAAGCTCCGGAAGCTCGGCATCTACAGCATCGGACAGCTGGCAGCAGCAGATGAACGGATGCTCGTGGAGCATTTCGGGGTGATGGGCTCCTGGCTGAAGCGGGCGGGGAACGGCATTGATCATGGCGTTGTGAACCCGGAAAGGGAGCAGAGCAAGTCCATCGGGCACACCACGACGCTTCCGAGCGATGTTGTCGGGCTAGCTGAAGCAAGGCCGATCCTGCTGAATCTGAGCGACCAGGTGGCCCGGCGGCTGCGGAAGCAGGGATTGGTGGCGTCTGGGGTACAGCTCACCATCCGTACGCCGGATATGAAGACGATCACGCGCTCGCGCCAGCTGGAGACGCCTACGGAGAGTGCCGAGGATATTTACAAGACGGCTTGTGACCAGTTCGCCCGGCACTGGAAAGGTGACAAACCGGTGCGTCTGCTGGGGGTTACGCTGCAAGGGCTGACGCCCAAGGAGGATTCCGCCATCCAACTGGATCTGTTCAATTATGAACGCCAGCCCAAGAAGGAGTCGCTTAACCAAACGATGGACATGCTGCGCAATAAGTTCGGCGAGAACGCGGTCCTTACGGCCGGTATGCTGAGCGACAGCCATTCGGCGCGCCTGCGCAACCACAAGGAACGGGGCACTTCCCTGCAAAAGGATAATCTTCACAAGGTGGACCCTGCGGAGGAGTGA
- a CDS encoding L,D-transpeptidase family protein: MKNSQHLKAYVQMHPDNKMAWYLLGKEYYKNGQHGKANYCFNQAGEVYEAFEHSKVPAEMLREYEEGLIRENRQRHESRLRLRRGLLALLMLLLLIPSAVAPGVNPDGSGASDPEIAAGDLEEPAAAEPAEEEEPLVPAVLTFTASGEDAASAGQALAAILKNRKAPSQTAVLAMKKSGRWLIWKKNLPLAATLEQSRKGKIVYQSYDPATCACEPPEAGGLQKQAEIWQEKQEELAALWSAIRSYNSSKGKPPESLKELTRPFPGNVLGETTPLMKQEFAALRAASTLQPLQASAQPSTAPSAEGTAAVGVKDTANLSKGQPPFFSRPLTIIVDKQNHRLAVTSGNIILRNYAVGLGGEKTPEGEFAVSDKVVNPNGHDNGEFGSRGMQLSDTNYAIHGTNEPDSIGKDESLGCIRMKREDVEELFAMVPMGTKVQISKGVLPDELMLPGERYPSRTPPDQTNPNKVYHWLN; this comes from the coding sequence ATGAAAAACTCGCAGCATCTCAAAGCCTATGTTCAAATGCATCCCGATAACAAGATGGCATGGTACTTGCTTGGTAAAGAATATTATAAGAACGGACAGCATGGAAAAGCAAATTACTGCTTCAACCAGGCTGGTGAAGTGTATGAAGCTTTTGAGCACAGCAAGGTACCGGCGGAAATGCTCCGGGAGTATGAGGAAGGGCTGATCCGGGAAAACCGGCAGCGGCATGAATCCAGGCTGAGGCTGCGCCGGGGATTGCTCGCGCTGCTCATGCTGCTGCTGCTGATCCCGTCGGCTGTAGCCCCTGGCGTGAATCCGGACGGATCCGGGGCTTCAGACCCGGAAATTGCTGCCGGGGACCTTGAAGAGCCTGCGGCAGCTGAGCCTGCGGAGGAAGAGGAACCATTGGTACCGGCTGTCTTGACGTTTACAGCGTCTGGTGAAGATGCAGCTTCAGCGGGCCAGGCATTGGCCGCCATCCTGAAGAACCGGAAGGCGCCTTCCCAAACTGCTGTGCTGGCCATGAAAAAGTCAGGGCGCTGGCTGATCTGGAAGAAGAACCTGCCGCTTGCGGCTACGTTGGAGCAGAGCCGGAAGGGGAAGATTGTCTACCAGTCTTATGATCCGGCAACCTGTGCCTGCGAACCGCCGGAAGCTGGCGGGCTGCAGAAGCAGGCGGAGATATGGCAGGAGAAGCAGGAGGAGCTGGCAGCTCTATGGAGTGCTATACGTTCCTACAACAGCAGCAAAGGAAAGCCGCCGGAATCGCTGAAGGAGCTGACCCGGCCTTTTCCGGGGAATGTTCTGGGCGAAACGACCCCGCTCATGAAACAGGAGTTCGCGGCATTACGTGCGGCCTCGACCCTGCAGCCGCTCCAGGCTTCAGCGCAGCCTTCCACGGCCCCGTCAGCAGAGGGCACAGCGGCAGTTGGAGTGAAAGATACGGCCAATCTGAGCAAGGGGCAGCCGCCCTTTTTTAGCCGCCCGCTTACCATTATTGTGGATAAACAAAATCACCGCCTGGCAGTCACCAGCGGCAATATCATTCTAAGGAACTATGCGGTTGGCCTTGGGGGCGAGAAGACACCGGAAGGGGAGTTTGCGGTCTCCGATAAGGTGGTCAATCCGAACGGGCATGACAACGGGGAGTTCGGCAGCCGCGGCATGCAGCTCTCGGACACCAATTATGCCATACATGGCACGAATGAGCCGGACAGCATCGGCAAGGATGAATCATTGGGCTGTATCCGGATGAAACGCGAGGATGTGGAGGAGCTGTTCGCAATGGTGCCGATGGGGACGAAGGTCCAAATTAGTAAAGGGGTTCTGCCTGACGAACTGATGCTGCCCGGGGAGCGTTACCCGTCACGTACACCGCCGGATCAGACCAACCCCAACAAAGTCTACCATTGGCTCAATTAA
- a CDS encoding quinone-dependent dihydroorotate dehydrogenase, whose amino-acid sequence MLYRHLGKPIFFKMDPEKAHHLVIGGLNKSDLVPGGSAAMRLMYGVPETADLAVDLFGLHFPTPVGLAAGLDKNAEAVGGFSSIGFGFMEVGTVTPKGQPGNDSPRLFRLLPDEALINRMGFNNKGAEAMAGRLKAVKKRRIPVAVNIGRNKTTPNESAHEDYRQCIRTLYPYGDFFVVNISSPNTPDLRSLQHGSELSNLLAQVKEEMALQHKQSGTAKSLLVKIAPDVSDGELEYMVHTIAEAGMDGVIATNTTLSREGLRSDKAGETGGLSGKPLRDRSTEIISRIYRQTGGKLPIIGSGGIFTGQDAYDKIRAGASLVEIYTALIYEGPEVNRKVHAGLRKLLRRDGFSHILEAVGADHH is encoded by the coding sequence GTGCTGTATCGACATTTAGGCAAACCTATTTTCTTTAAAATGGACCCGGAGAAAGCGCACCATCTCGTCATAGGCGGACTGAATAAATCAGATCTGGTGCCTGGCGGGAGTGCGGCTATGCGGCTTATGTACGGCGTTCCCGAAACAGCCGACCTTGCGGTGGATCTGTTCGGCCTGCATTTCCCGACTCCGGTGGGACTTGCGGCAGGCCTCGATAAGAACGCTGAAGCGGTGGGCGGGTTCTCATCCATCGGCTTTGGTTTTATGGAAGTGGGCACTGTCACGCCGAAGGGCCAGCCGGGCAATGACAGCCCGCGTCTGTTCCGTCTTCTGCCGGACGAAGCGCTGATTAACCGGATGGGCTTCAATAATAAAGGCGCCGAAGCCATGGCGGGGCGGCTGAAGGCAGTTAAGAAGCGCAGGATTCCGGTGGCTGTGAACATCGGCCGCAACAAAACGACGCCCAATGAATCTGCGCATGAGGATTACCGCCAGTGTATCCGTACGCTTTATCCGTACGGTGATTTTTTTGTGGTCAATATCAGCTCGCCGAATACGCCGGATCTGCGCAGTCTTCAGCACGGCAGCGAGTTGTCGAACCTTCTGGCCCAGGTCAAGGAGGAAATGGCGCTTCAGCACAAACAGAGCGGCACTGCCAAGAGCCTGCTGGTCAAAATCGCACCTGACGTCAGCGACGGTGAACTGGAATATATGGTACATACGATCGCTGAGGCCGGAATGGATGGTGTGATTGCCACCAATACCACACTCAGCCGTGAAGGGCTGCGGAGTGACAAGGCAGGAGAGACAGGCGGACTCAGCGGCAAACCGCTGCGCGACCGTTCGACTGAAATTATCAGCAGAATCTACCGCCAGACAGGCGGCAAGCTGCCGATTATCGGTTCAGGCGGTATTTTTACCGGCCAGGACGCATATGACAAGATCCGGGCAGGCGCGAGCCTGGTCGAAATCTATACAGCTCTCATCTATGAAGGACCAGAGGTTAACCGCAAAGTGCATGCCGGATTACGGAAGCTGCTGCGGCGGGACGGATTCTCTCATATCCTAGAAGCGGTGGGCGCTGATCATCACTGA
- the cimA gene encoding citramalate synthase, whose product MSKSISIFDTTLRDGTQGEGISLSADDKLKIAKKLDDLGVHYIEGGIPGSNNKDIEFFKRVKELHLHAKITAFGSTRRKNSITEHDENLQRMIDAGVPAATLVGKSWDFHVHTALQTTLEENLAMIGESIAYLKRKGLEVIFDAEHFFDGYKNNPEYAAAVLGAAREAGADWLVMCDTNGGTLPNEIQEIVSGIALQLPGAPLGIHTHNDCELAVANTLSAVSAGARQVQGTINGYGERCGNANLCSIIPTLQIKMGYHCIPGDSLPQLTNTAHYISEVANVNLPVNQPYVGNAAFAHKGGIHVSAILRDSRTYEHIAPELVGNKQRVLVSELAGQSNVLSKAQDMGLNLDPSSEQARKVIDKIKDLEHQGYQFEGADASLELLLREATGEMNELFTFESFKMLVEKTAGSPVVSEAFVKLRVGGDNLYTAAEGNGPVNALDNALRKALLTYFPQLKDMHLSDYKVRVLDEKDQTAAKVRVLIESKDYSDTWSTVGVSSNVIEASWEALVDSMRYALLGQISLENDTEASRGPRGLVNH is encoded by the coding sequence ATGTCTAAGTCCATTTCCATCTTCGATACGACGTTGCGTGACGGCACCCAAGGTGAAGGCATCAGTCTGTCGGCGGATGACAAGCTGAAGATCGCCAAGAAACTCGATGATCTGGGTGTGCATTATATTGAAGGTGGCATCCCGGGGAGCAATAACAAGGACATTGAGTTTTTCAAAAGAGTCAAGGAACTGCATCTTCATGCCAAAATCACCGCATTCGGCAGCACCCGGCGCAAGAATTCCATCACCGAGCATGACGAGAACCTGCAGCGGATGATTGATGCCGGTGTTCCGGCGGCTACTCTGGTCGGGAAGTCATGGGACTTCCATGTTCACACTGCACTGCAGACGACGCTGGAAGAGAACCTTGCCATGATCGGCGAGTCCATTGCCTATCTGAAGCGCAAAGGCCTTGAGGTCATTTTCGATGCAGAGCACTTTTTCGACGGTTATAAGAACAATCCCGAATATGCAGCAGCCGTTCTGGGAGCGGCCCGTGAAGCCGGTGCGGATTGGCTGGTCATGTGCGATACGAACGGCGGAACCCTCCCGAATGAAATTCAGGAGATTGTATCCGGCATAGCTCTTCAGCTGCCTGGCGCCCCGCTCGGCATTCATACCCATAACGACTGCGAGCTCGCAGTGGCGAATACACTCAGTGCCGTCAGCGCTGGTGCGCGGCAGGTCCAGGGTACGATCAACGGCTACGGTGAACGCTGCGGAAATGCTAACCTGTGCTCGATTATTCCTACCCTGCAGATCAAAATGGGGTATCACTGCATCCCCGGTGATTCCTTGCCTCAGCTAACGAATACCGCCCACTATATCAGCGAAGTGGCCAATGTGAACCTGCCGGTGAATCAGCCCTATGTAGGCAATGCCGCATTTGCACACAAAGGCGGGATCCACGTGTCGGCCATTTTGCGTGATTCCCGCACCTATGAGCATATCGCTCCCGAGCTTGTGGGCAACAAGCAGCGGGTGCTGGTCTCCGAGCTGGCGGGTCAGAGCAATGTCCTGTCCAAAGCACAGGATATGGGCTTAAACCTCGATCCGAGCAGCGAGCAAGCCCGCAAGGTGATCGACAAGATCAAAGATCTGGAGCATCAGGGCTATCAGTTCGAAGGTGCGGACGCCTCTTTGGAACTGCTGCTGCGCGAAGCCACCGGCGAGATGAACGAGCTGTTCACCTTCGAATCCTTCAAGATGCTTGTGGAAAAGACCGCCGGAAGCCCCGTGGTCTCAGAAGCCTTCGTCAAACTGAGAGTCGGCGGAGATAATCTCTATACCGCAGCCGAAGGCAACGGTCCGGTCAATGCGCTGGATAATGCGCTGCGCAAGGCGCTGCTGACTTACTTCCCGCAACTGAAAGACATGCATCTCTCCGACTACAAGGTGCGGGTGCTCGACGAGAAGGATCAGACCGCCGCGAAGGTCCGCGTATTGATCGAATCCAAAGACTACAGTGACACCTGGAGCACTGTCGGGGTATCCAGTAATGTGATTGAAGCAAGCTGGGAAGCGCTGGTAGACAGTATGCGCTATGCCCTTCTGGGCCAGATTTCGCTGGAGAATGACACGGAAGCAAGCAGAGGGCCAAGAGGACTCGTGAATCACTAA
- a CDS encoding GTP pyrophosphokinase: protein MDVRDWGTFLLPYEQTVEELKVKFKTMRSELKKREEYTPIEFVTGRVKRLSSILEKAQRLNVKMEDLETGIEDIAGIRIMCQFVEDIRRVAEYIRARKDLEVLYEKDYITNYKESGYRSFHMIIKYPVQTALGQKIVLAEIQIRTLAMNFWATIEHSLNYKYRESLPDEMRLRLKTAAEAASILDSEMSSIRDEILEAQKTFEENSNTTTQLLKAIHQLYFYHLVNEAIESQERFNQIWQAQDMEAMKELLDHVRELLSNAKKDSLPDGL from the coding sequence ATGGACGTCAGGGACTGGGGAACATTTTTGCTTCCATATGAACAAACTGTGGAGGAATTGAAGGTTAAGTTCAAAACGATGCGCTCGGAGCTTAAAAAAAGAGAAGAATATACACCGATTGAGTTCGTAACCGGACGCGTCAAGCGGCTGTCAAGCATACTGGAGAAAGCCCAGCGGTTAAATGTAAAAATGGAGGATCTCGAAACGGGGATCGAGGATATTGCCGGCATTCGCATTATGTGCCAGTTCGTCGAGGATATCCGCAGAGTAGCGGAATATATCCGCGCCCGTAAGGATCTGGAAGTCCTCTATGAGAAGGACTACATCACCAACTATAAGGAAAGCGGGTACCGCAGCTTCCATATGATTATTAAATATCCGGTGCAGACGGCACTGGGGCAAAAGATCGTGCTCGCCGAGATTCAAATCCGCACGCTCGCGATGAACTTCTGGGCAACCATCGAGCATTCCCTGAACTACAAATACCGGGAAAGCCTGCCCGACGAAATGCGGCTGCGCCTGAAGACCGCAGCGGAAGCTGCCTCTATTCTGGACAGTGAGATGTCCAGCATCCGGGATGAAATTCTTGAGGCCCAGAAGACCTTCGAGGAAAATTCGAATACGACGACCCAACTGCTGAAGGCGATTCACCAGTTGTACTTCTACCATCTGGTCAATGAGGCGATTGAGAGCCAGGAGCGCTTCAACCAGATCTGGCAGGCGCAGGATATGGAAGCGATGAAGGAACTGCTGGATCATGTGCGCGAGCTGCTGTCGAATGCCAAAAAGGACAGCCTGCCGGATGGCCTATGA
- a CDS encoding DUF309 domain-containing protein produces the protein MPKRTACRMAYERLYLAYLVYFNRDRDYFECHEVLEELWLARDKDPLYKALLQAAVGLYHFRNSNVRGGMIMLNRAHEVLQRYPADMLGINLAKLAREAGDYARKLETYAEQPFGYYDLTIELLDPKLAEEVAAAGRDILPSHPQRRGPQRPESSRRN, from the coding sequence ATGCCAAAAAGGACAGCCTGCCGGATGGCCTATGAACGGCTGTACCTGGCATATCTAGTCTACTTCAACCGGGACAGGGATTATTTCGAATGCCATGAGGTGCTTGAAGAGCTGTGGCTGGCCCGGGACAAGGACCCGCTCTATAAGGCGCTGCTGCAGGCAGCGGTAGGCCTGTACCATTTCCGCAATAGCAATGTGCGCGGCGGCATGATTATGCTGAACCGGGCGCATGAGGTGCTGCAGCGGTATCCTGCGGATATGCTTGGCATCAATCTTGCCAAGCTGGCCCGCGAGGCCGGAGATTATGCCAGGAAGCTGGAAACCTACGCGGAGCAGCCGTTCGGGTACTATGATCTCACGATTGAACTGCTGGACCCGAAGCTTGCAGAGGAGGTGGCTGCGGCGGGCCGGGATATCCTTCCGAGCCATCCCCAGCGCCGCGGTCCGCAGCGGCCGGAGTCATCCCGCCGCAATTAA